In Bactrocera oleae isolate idBacOlea1 chromosome 5, idBacOlea1, whole genome shotgun sequence, a genomic segment contains:
- the LOC106615668 gene encoding transmembrane protease serine 9 yields MYYRNFCIKLFIAVCLVAEATQNEDVSAELRPSPRILTGQTAAKGQFPYQVSVRVNMQHICGGALVSRKFVLTAAHCVYNIDDEILSVQAGTVSRTDGGESRAVSNVIIHPQYGFDSDIALLLLATPFNYSDVVKGIAIAAWDVPVGESVTISGWGRIYEGGPLSTQLLYSRSLTTLKNEDCAASDGITNPGTLCLLSPQRRGFCDGDDGGPAVFKNILVGIASYNANSCGIATKGGFTKVSKYYTWIQNIIRAYNNDDSIQFTFLNMDYRSFFIKLLIAFCLVVNATQNEDGSAELIPSPRIVSGGFAALGQFPYQVSVRLNNQHICGGALISKRFVVTAAHCVYYIDYNTLSVQAGTVSRTNGGEIRAVSTVITHPLYGFSNDIALIQIEAPFNYSDVIKPVAITTWDVPAGELVAVSGWGRVYEGGPLSDILRYTKTLKTLKNEECAKANGTVDPGVLCLLSPQAAGFCDGDDGGPAVYRNILIGIASSITNGCGSMAKGGFTKLAYYKGWIDAVVTGLVQH; encoded by the exons ATGTATTATCGGAACTTCTGTATAAAGCTCTTCATAGCCGTTTGTTTGGTAGCAGAGGCCACGCAAAACGAAGATGTCTCCGCGGAACTCAGACCGAGTCCTCGCATATTAACCGGTCAAACAGCTGCAAAAGGACAATTTCCATATCAGGTATCCGTGCGGGTAAATATGCAGCATATTTGTGGTGGTGCGCTGGTGTCTCGAAAATTTGTGCTTACTGCAGCACATTGTGTCTACAA CATTGATGACGAAATCTTAAGTGTACAAGCCGGTACTGTGAGTCGCACCGATGGCGGCGAATCCCGCGCAGTTTCTAATGTTATCATACACCCTCAGTATGGTTTCGACAGTGATATTGCTTTGCTATTGCTGGCAACACCATTCAACTACTCCGATGTCGTAAAAGGAATAGCAATTGCTGCTTGGGATGTACCGGTAGGAGAATCCGTTACCATTTCCGGTTGGGGTCGCATATACGAAGGTGGTCCGCTCTCTACTCAGTTATTGTATAGCCGATCACTGACAACTCTAAAGAATGAAGACTGCGCGGCTTCTGACGGTATAACTAATCCTGGCACACTATGCCTTCTTAGTCCTCAGAGAAGAGGTTTTTGTGATGGCGACGATGGTGGACCAGCCGTTTTCAAAAACATACTAGTTGGTATTGCCAGTTATAATGCAAATTCTTGTGGCATTGCTACAAAGGGTGGCTTTACTAAGGTGTCTAAATATTATACTTGGATACAAAACATTATTCGTGCCTATAATAATGATGatt CAATTCAGTTTACTTTTCTTAATATGGATTATCGCAGCTTCTTTATAAAGCTCCTTATAGCTTTTTGTCTGGTTGTTAATGCCACGCAAAACGAAGACGGCTCCGCGGAACTGATACCGAGTCCTCGAATAGTCAGCGGGGGATTTGCTGCTTTAGGACAATTCCCATATCAAGTATCCGTGCGTCTCAATAATCAACATATTTGTGGTGGCGCGTTGATATCTAAAAGATTTGTTGTTACCGCAGCACATTGTGTCTACTA CATTGATTACAACACCCTAAGTGTACAAGCGGGCACTGTGAGCCGCACCAATGGCGGCGAAATCCGAGCAGTTTCTACTGTTATCACACACCCGCTGTATGGTTTCAGTAATGATATTGCTTTGATACAGATAGAAGCACCATTCAACTACTCCGATGTCATAAAACCTGTAGCGATTACTACTTGGGATGTACCAGCAGGTGAGCTGGTTGCTGTTTCCGGTTGGGGTCGTGTATACGAAGGTGGCCCACTCTCTGATATATTAAGGTACACTAAAACACTGAAAACTCTGAAGAATGAAGAATGCGCTAAAGCTAACGGTACAGTGGACCCTGGCGTACTGTGCCTCCTCAGTCCACAAGCAGCAGGTTTTTGTGATGGCGACGATGGTGGACCTGCCGTTTATAGAAACATTCTAATTGGTATTGCCAGTTCTATTACAAATGGCTGCGGCTCTATGGCAAAAGGAGGCTTTACTAAGCTGGCTTACTATAAGGGTTGGATAGATGCAGTAGTTACTGGTCTGGTGCAGCATTGA
- the LOC106615667 gene encoding serine protease SP24D gives MAIPSFYIALLVLVCLVAEAIQSPSPRIVSGSNAARGQFPYQVSVRVGGEHVCGGALISQTTVVTAAHCVASISPTFLTVQAGTINLTEAGTISQVAKIIPHPDYNYDNDIALLQLSEPFNYSSVIRPIRLATNETPAGEEVTITGWGRITDGGALSEILQYSRKLTVLSDKQCARIAGPINPGVQCLSKVQNNGFCDGDDGGPAVHKGVLIGIASYYSDGCGSSAPDGYTKVSYYNNWLVSNLV, from the exons atggcaATTCCAAGCTTCTACATAGCATTACTTGTACTCGTTTGTTTGGTGGCCGAGGCCATACAAAGTCCAAGTCCACGTATCGTTAGCGGTAGTAACGCTGCAAGGGGTCAATTTCCTTATCAGGTATCCGTACGTGTAGGCGGAGAGCATGTTTGCGGTGGAGCTTTGATTTCCCAAACTACCGTTGTAACTGCAGCACACTGTGTGGCcag tATTTCACCAACATTCCTTACTGTACAAGCTGGTACGATAAATCTCACCGAAGCGGGTACTATTTCTCAAGTAGCGAAGATAATTCCGCATCCCGACTACAATTACGATAATGACATTGCATTACTACAGTTAAGTGAACCATTTAACTACTCCAGTGTCATACGACCAATAAGATTGGCTACTAATGAAACACCAGCTGGCGAAGAGGTTACCATTACTGGTTGGGGTCGCATAACTGATGGCGGTGCACTCTCCGAAATATTACAGTATAGTCGCAAACTGACTGTTTTAAGTGATAAGCAGTGTGCTCGTATAGCCGGCCCCATTAATCCGGGCGTACAATGTCTTTCTAAGGTTCAAAATAATGGCTTCTGTGATGGTGATGATGGTGGTCCAGCAGTTCACAAAGGCGTATTGATTGGCATCGCAAGTTATTATTCCGATGGCTGTGGCTCTTCTGCGCCAGACGGTTATACTAAGGTGTCCTATTATAATAACTGGTTAGTTTCAAACTTAGTTTAG
- the LOC138855545 gene encoding serine protease SP24D-like — MDYRSLFIKLIVAFYFVAEATQTEDVSAEQGPSLRILNGQVAASAQFPYQVSVRVNKQHICGGALVSPKFVLTAAHCVHNVDHNFLGVQAGTVSRTAGGLFRAVSSVIVHPQYGFDNDIALLQLETPFDYSDAIQPIRVADWDVPAGESVIISGWGRIYEGGPLSTQLLYSRSLTTLKNEDCAASDGLTNPGTLCLLTPQGRGFCGGDDGGPVVYRNLLIGIASYNANACGTMANGGFTKASYYKLWIQAVVYG; from the exons ATGGATTATCGAAGCCTCTTTATAAAGCTCATTGTAGCCTTTTATTTTGTGGCAGAGGCCACGCAAACTGAAGATGTATCCGCGGAACAAGGACCGAGTCTCCGCATATTAAACGGTCAAGTTGCTGCCTCAGCACAATTCCCATATCAAGTATCCGTGCGCGTAAATAAGCAGCATATTTGTGGTGGCGCGTTGGTGTCTCCAAAATTTGTGCTTACTGCAGCACATTGTGTCCACAA CGTTGATCACAATTTCCTAGGTGTACAAGCGGGCACTGTGAGCCGCACTGCTGGCGGGTTATTCCGAGCAGTTTCTAGTGTTATCGTACACCCCCAGTATGGTTTCGATAATGACATTGCTTTGCTGCAGCTGGAAACACCATTCGACTATTCCGATGCCATACAACCAATAAGAGTTGCTGATTGGGATGTACCGGCAGGAGAATCCGTTATCATTTCCGGTTGGGGTCGCATATACGAAGGTGGTCCGCTCTCTACTCAGTTATTGTATAGTCGATCACTGACAACTCTAAAGAATGAAGACTGCGCTGCTTCTGACGGTTTAACTAATCCTGGCACACTATGCCTTCTTACTCCTCAGGGAAGAGGTTTTTGTGGTGGCGACGATGGTGGACCCGTTGTTTATAGAAACCTTCTAATTGGTATTGCCAGTTATAATGCAAATGCTTGTGGCACTATGGCAAATGGTGGCTTTACTAAAGCATCTTACTATAAACTTTGGATACAAGCAGTAGTTTACGGCTAA
- the LOC106615681 gene encoding serine protease SP24D, with product MTIPSFYIALLVLVCLVAEAIQSPSPSPRIVSGSNAAEGQFPYQVSVRVGGKHICGGAVISQNTIVTAAHCVASISPTFLTVQAGTINLTEAGTISQVARVIPHPNYNYDNDIALLELSEPLNYSNVIRPITLATTETPAGEEVTITGWGRLTDGGVLPEILQYSRKLTVLSDQQCARIAGPINAGIQCLSKVKNRGFCDGDDGGPAVHKGVLIGIASYYSDGCGSSAPDGYTKVSYYNRWLVANTF from the exons ATGACAATTCCAAGCTTCTACATAGCTTTGCTTGTACTCGTTTGTTTGGTGGCCGAGGCCATACAAAGTCCAAGTCCAAGTCCACGTATCGTTAGCGGTAGTAACGCTGCAGAGGGTCAATTTCCTTATCAGGTATCTGTACGTGTAGGCGGAAAACATATTTGCGGTGGCGCTGTGATTTCTCAAAATACTATTGTTACTGCAGCACACTGTGTGGCCAG tATTTCACCAACATTCCTTACTGTACAAGCCGGTACGATAAATCTCACCGAAGCGGGTACTATTTCCCAAGTAGCGAGGGTAATTCCACATCCCAACTACAATTACGATAATGACATTGCATTACTGGAGTTAAGTGAACCACTTAACTACTCCAATGTCATACGACCAATAACATTGGCTACTACTGAAACACCAGCTGGCGAAGAGGTTACCATTACTGGTTGGGGTCGCTTAACTGATGGCGGTGTACTCCCCGAAATATTACAGTATAGTCGCAAATTGACTGTTTTAAGTGATCAACAGTGCGCTCGTATAGCCGGTCCCATTAATGCGGGCATACAATGTCTTTCTAAGGTTAAAAATAGAGGCTTCTGTGATGGTGATGATGGTGGTCCAGCCGTACACAAAGGCGTATTGATTGGTATCGCCAGTTATTATTCCGATGGCTGTGGCTCTTCTGCGCCAGACGGTTATACCAAGGTGTCCTATTATAATAGGTGGTTAGTTGCAAATACGTTTTAG